From Toxorhynchites rutilus septentrionalis strain SRP chromosome 2, ASM2978413v1, whole genome shotgun sequence, a single genomic window includes:
- the LOC129764321 gene encoding probable trafficking protein particle complex subunit 13 homolog codes for MTDPTEHLLALKVMRLTRPTLVNSQIVTAEAKDLPQNTFDKILEGSATTVQGSETLAAGQFMLLPQSFGSIYLGETFSSYVCVHNCRTHPVTNVTVKADLQSNNTRINLPIHVDKQGPMTLSPDETLDDVIHHEVKEIGTHILVCEVSYLTPAGLETSFRKFFKFEVVKPLDVMTKFYNAETDEVYLEAQIQNITMGPICLEKVELESSEQYTVVPLNTLPSGESVFTQRTMLQTQNSCQYLYCIKPIPEILNDPKALKAANNIGKLDIVWRSNLGERGRLQTSQLQRSPIEYGDLRLAVIEAESTCKIGQAFDFKCRVTNTSERSMDLVMNLNTKAKIGCGYTGQTEISLGALEPGKSQEFSLTVCPVRLGLITVSNLQLTDVFMKRKYEFDDFVQVFVVDEDYKEDNFHLDKYVRYSIPQPV; via the exons ATGACCGATCCAACTGAACACCTTCTTGCGTTAAAAG TTATGCGTTTGACCCGACCAACTCTGGTTAACTCTCAGATTGTTACGGCAGAAGCAAAGGATTTGCCACAGAACACATTCGATAAAATCTTGGAGGGATCTGCCACAACAGTTCAGGGCAGTGAAACGTTGGCTGCTGGCCAGTTTATGTTACTACCACAAAGTTTTGGCAGCATTTATCTGGGTGAAACGTTTTCGAGCTATGTTTGCGTTCATAACTGTCGGACGCACCCGGTCACTAATGTAACCGTAAAAGCGGATCTGCAGTCGAACAATACCCGTATAAATTTGCCCATACATGTAGATAAACAGGGGCCGATGACCTTGAGTCCTGACGAGACACTCGACGATGTGATACACCATGAAGTGAAGGAAATTGGAACGCATAT ACTGGTATGCGAGGTTTCATATCTGACACCGGCCGGGCTGGAAACGTCATTTCGTAAATTCTTTAAATTTGAAGTGGTTAAACCGTTGGATGTGATGACTAAATTTTACAATGCCGAAACTGATGAGGTGTACCTGGAAGCGCAGATACAAAATATCACAATGGGTCCGATTTGTTTGGAAAAAGTTGAACTTGAAAGTTCCGAGCAGTACACGGTAGTTCCGCTGAACACTTTGCCGTCGGGGGAATCTGTGTTCACACAGCGAACAATGCTGCAAACACAGAATAGTTGtcagtatttgtattgtattaaaCCCATTCCAGAGATTTTGAACGATCCTAAGGCATTGAAGGCAGCTAATAATATCGGCAAACTGGACATCGTTTGGAGGTCCAATCTCGGAGAACGAGGGCGGTTGCAAACAAGCCAGCTGCAGCGAAGT CCAATTGAATACGGAGATTTACGCTTGGCTGTAATTGAAGCTGAAAGTACATGCAAAATCGGTCAAGCGTTTGACTTCAAGTGCAGAGTAACGAATACTAGCGAGAGGTCAATGGATCTGGTGATGAATTTGAACACAAAAGCAAAAATCGGCTGCGGATACACCGGACAGACTGAGATTAGCTTGGGAGCATTGGAACCAGGAAAGTCACAGGAATTCAGTTTGACGGTTTGTCCCGTTCGATTGGGATTAATTACGGTTAGTAACCTGCAGCTGACCGATGTTTTCATGAAGCGGAAGTATGAATTCGATGACTTTGTGCAAGTGTTTGTGGTCGATGAGGATTACAAGGAAGATAACTTTCATCTGGACAAATATGTCCGGTATAGCATTCCACAACCAGTTTGA
- the LOC129771672 gene encoding microspherule protein 1, protein MELNASIKSENSLDSSNVDFSSDQKRRSSSRSIKRKRFDDEIVEYSLGLQQAQIKSIGRSRTSSQSLPFATPAFSNPNQSLPPLSVSPSIEEKVLPIPVTQAPLAPVTQQPMSLPPPIVPNPATSLFQQLNSNASVNEKKKSLKNSKKNKKKGGGQTLATKDLGRWKPVDDLALITGILQTNDLRMVHRGTKFSCKFTIQEMQARWYSLLYEESISRIAVAAMRNLHPEVVESIQSRALYSVAEEELIGSIKSNANPTTETFQELLDKNSTVFYQARTAKALLAHWQMMKQYSLLPDQSVQSLPKSDNILSFSDAEDLINDSELVDQRDDTLEIELALADRKSKKEIRSLENELSRWNVLVDTLTGIGLSPDFDNQTLAVLRGRLVRFLMRSREIVFGRTTKDATVDVDFSLEGPAYKVSRKQGTIKLRSNGDFFITNEGKRQLFIDGSPVMYGNKTRLNNNSVIEISNLRFIFLINHDLINAIRHESAKMNIPLN, encoded by the exons ATGGAATTAAATGCGAGCATCAAAAGTGAAAACAGTTTAGACAGTTCGAATGTTGATTTCAGCAGCGATCAAAAACGAAGAAG TTCTTCCCGCTCCATCAAACGTAAGCGTTTCGACGACGAAATTGTGGAATACAGTTTAGGGCTACAACAAGCGCAGATAAAAAGTATTGGCCGATCGCGCACATCATCACAATCACTTCCGTTTGCAACTCCTGCTTTTTCGAACCCAAATCAATCCCTTCCTCCGCTGTCAGTCTCTCCGTCGATTGAGGAAAAGGTATTACCAATCCCGGTAACGCAGGCACCTCTGGCACCTGTTACGCAACAACCGATGTCGCTCCCCCCACCTATTGTGCCCAATCCGGCAACGAGTTTATTCCAACAACTCAATTCCAATGCTTCGGTCAATGAGAAAAAGAAAAGTTTAAAAAACAGCAAGAAGAATAAAAAGAAGGGTGGAGGTCAAACGCTGGCAACAAAGGACTTAGGTCGTTGGAAACCGGTTGACGATCTTGCTCTCATAACTGGAATTCTGCAGACCAACGATCTTCGCATGGTTCATAGAGGGACAAAGTTTTCGTGTAAATTTACAATCCAGGAAATGCAAGCACGATGGTACTCATTGCTCTATGAAGAATCCATTTCGAGAATCGCAGTTGCTGCTATGCGAAACCTTCATCCGGAAGTTGTAGAAAGCATCCAAAGTAGAGCGCTTTATTCAGTGGCGGAAGAGGAGCTCATTGGATCCATCAAGTCTAACGCTAATCCCACCACGGAAACGTTTCAAGAATTATTGGACAAAAATTCTACCGTATTTTACCAGGCACGAACAGCAAAAGCACTTTTGGCACATTGGCAAATGATGAAGCAGTATTCTTTGCTTCCTGACCAGTCTGTCCAATCCTTACCGAAAAGTgataacattttatctttctccGATGCGGAAGACCTGATAAACGACTCGGAACTTGTTGACCAACGAGATGATACTTTGGAGATTGAATTGGCACTCGCCGATCGTAAAAGCAAGAAAGAAATCAGAAGTTTGGAGAATGAGTTGTCACGTTGGAATGTGCTAGTGGACACCCTCACCGGCATTGGACTCTCACCAGATTTTGACAATCAGACCTTAGCAGTTCTGCGGGGAAGATTGGTACGCTTCTTGATGCGCTCCCGCGAGATCGTCTTCGGTCGCACCACGAAGGATGCCACCGTGGATGTTGATTTCTCTCTTGAAGGACCAGCCTACAAAGTATCCCGGAAGCAAGGTACCATCAAGCTGCGGAGCAACGGGGATTTCTTCAtcaccaacgaaggaaaacgaCAGCTCTTTATCGATGGCTCGCCTGTGATGTATGGAAATAAGACTCGGCTGAATAACAATTCCGTTATTGAG ATATCCAATCTAAGATTCATCTTCCTCATTAACCATGATCTGATCAATGCTATCCGACACGAAAGTGCTAA